Proteins encoded in a region of the Chryseobacterium piperi genome:
- a CDS encoding beta-1,6-N-acetylglucosaminyltransferase, whose amino-acid sequence MIFKKLFVALYVIKLFAGADDFNLSTMQPYHSITQTQSQPLKRLSSDSVKIAYFIMIHDQPEKFMKLFHKIYSRDQFYLIHIDRKAKPEITEEIQLFLVQFPNAYILESMNIISGGFSMIQAELDAMEFLLNVSTEWDYFINLSGEDYPLKSQTIIREFLAARRGKNYLFYYDQKFYRPDTLQRIQNHFTELAHRISSLIYKREFMKGVVPYIGGKWVIFTRDTCAFLSNNKKVMEFEEYYLNTLLPGDSFFQTVLMNTSFHDIIVNDDKRAVLEKRYCTKEDPELFIEYLKANNQLFIRKLDDKTDENIIRYIDDSYDLPLTDINEVERELRAGGWQSN is encoded by the coding sequence TTGATTTTCAAAAAATTATTTGTAGCTTTATATGTTATTAAGTTGTTTGCAGGTGCGGATGATTTTAATCTCTCTACCATGCAACCCTACCATTCCATTACCCAGACCCAGTCACAACCTTTAAAAAGGCTTTCTTCAGACTCTGTAAAAATAGCCTATTTCATTATGATTCATGATCAGCCGGAAAAATTTATGAAACTATTTCATAAGATATATTCCCGTGATCAGTTTTATCTTATTCACATTGACCGGAAAGCAAAGCCCGAAATTACTGAAGAAATTCAATTGTTTCTAGTACAGTTTCCTAATGCCTATATCCTCGAGAGCATGAATATTATCTCAGGAGGGTTCAGTATGATACAAGCGGAGTTGGATGCCATGGAGTTTTTATTGAATGTGAGTACGGAATGGGATTACTTTATCAATTTAAGTGGTGAAGATTATCCTTTAAAATCCCAAACGATCATCCGTGAGTTTCTTGCTGCCCGCAGGGGAAAAAATTATCTGTTCTATTATGATCAGAAATTCTACAGGCCGGATACGCTTCAAAGGATACAGAATCATTTTACAGAATTGGCTCACCGTATTTCTTCCCTGATTTATAAAAGAGAGTTTATGAAAGGAGTTGTCCCCTATATTGGTGGAAAATGGGTGATATTTACCAGAGATACTTGTGCTTTTTTAAGCAATAATAAAAAAGTGATGGAGTTTGAAGAGTATTATCTCAATACTTTATTGCCGGGAGATTCTTTTTTTCAAACTGTCTTGATGAATACTTCTTTTCATGATATTATTGTGAATGATGATAAAAGAGCAGTACTCGAAAAAAGATATTGTACCAAAGAAGATCCTGAGTTGTTCATAGAATATTTAAAAGCCAATAATCAACTTTTCATCAGAAAGCTGGATGATAAAACCGACGAAAATATTATCCGATATATTGATGATAGTTATGATCTTCCATTAACGGATATTAATGAAGTAGAAAGGGAGCTGAGAGCAGGAGGCTGGCAAAGCAACTGA
- a CDS encoding RNA recognition motif domain-containing protein, which translates to MNIYIGNFNLQTKEKQLESSFTPLGDLLTVEIIKEDHSESSRDDGFVKMPN; encoded by the coding sequence ATGAATATTTATATTGGCAATTTTAACCTTCAAACGAAAGAAAAACAATTAGAAAGCTCTTTTACTCCTTTAGGAGATTTACTCACAGTAGAAATTATTAAAGAAGACCATTCCGAAAGCTCCCGAGATGACGGATTTGTAAAAATGCCTAATTAA
- a CDS encoding DEAD/DEAH box helicase, whose amino-acid sequence MNFKNLNLINPIIRAVTEAGYSKPTEIQSNVIPQILMGRDVMGCAQTGTGKTGAFVMPVLQLLKKSAPEHKEIRTLILTPTRALATEVEENFKIYTKYLPLSLFTVYDGVSQGGQLAALRKRVDVLIATPERLLDLVAQRHINLSKIEILILDEADKMPNASFIDQVKKVLKLIPQKRQTLFFSSTMPKDLRRFADSLLNNPVEIMITQDSSIAKNVDPSISLVEKKEKTDLLVNLLQDDSLLRSLHFAMKRTVRI is encoded by the coding sequence ATGAATTTCAAAAATCTAAATTTAATCAACCCTATTATACGTGCTGTAACCGAAGCAGGATATTCAAAGCCTACAGAGATACAAAGCAATGTAATTCCTCAGATTCTGATGGGTAGGGATGTTATGGGATGCGCACAGACAGGAACCGGAAAAACAGGTGCATTTGTAATGCCTGTTCTTCAGTTACTAAAGAAGAGCGCTCCGGAGCATAAAGAAATTCGAACATTGATATTAACGCCAACAAGAGCATTAGCTACTGAAGTTGAGGAAAATTTTAAAATATATACGAAATACCTTCCTTTATCTTTATTCACTGTTTACGATGGTGTTTCACAAGGAGGCCAGCTTGCTGCTCTGAGAAAAAGAGTAGATGTTTTGATTGCAACTCCTGAAAGGTTGTTGGATCTGGTAGCTCAAAGACATATTAACCTATCTAAAATCGAAATTCTGATTTTAGATGAAGCTGATAAAATGCCGAATGCAAGTTTTATAGACCAGGTAAAAAAGGTTCTTAAACTTATTCCGCAAAAAAGACAGACCCTGTTCTTTTCATCAACAATGCCGAAAGATCTGCGAAGATTTGCCGACAGCCTACTGAATAACCCGGTAGAAATTATGATTACTCAGGACTCCTCAATTGCTAAAAACGTTGATCCGTCCATAAGTCTTGTTGAAAAAAAAGAAAAAACTGATTTGCTTGTCAACTTATTACAAGATGATTCTCTTTTACGCTCCCTTCACTTTGCAATGAAGAGAACCGTAAGGATATAA
- a CDS encoding calcium:proton antiporter has translation MKKKIYLLVWTILIPLLAWIAYFGNHFFSGTTYSVILTIFLIGSVLAAVHHSEVIAYRLGEPFGTLLLAFAITIIEVALIISIMLGAKGLETITLARDTVFAAVMIIITGIIGICIIVGSIKYREQTFTLQGVSTALITLTTIIMFVLILPNYTISHSGGEYTKFQLLFVAIVSLGLYLGFTMMQTVRHRSYFISPENKLMNALSSEERLPAKPSKKEMYISGIFLILCLGIVVLLAKLLSKDVEHIVVWAGAPKSLVGIIIAGIVLLPEGMAAFRAARSNQIQTSLNLAFGSALASIGLSIPAIAITSVITGIRMTLGIDIKSTLLLGLSLFIITISLITGKTNMMQGLVLIAIFLLYLFITIAP, from the coding sequence ATGAAGAAAAAAATATACCTATTGGTATGGACGATCTTGATTCCTTTATTAGCATGGATTGCTTATTTCGGGAATCATTTTTTTTCAGGTACCACCTATTCTGTAATTCTGACTATTTTCCTGATCGGCAGTGTACTGGCCGCGGTTCATCATTCAGAAGTCATTGCTTACCGTCTTGGAGAGCCATTCGGAACATTGCTTCTGGCATTTGCTATTACCATCATCGAAGTGGCTTTAATTATCTCCATCATGCTTGGTGCAAAAGGCCTTGAGACAATCACCCTGGCAAGAGATACCGTTTTTGCCGCAGTAATGATCATTATCACAGGAATCATTGGTATTTGTATTATTGTTGGTTCTATAAAATACAGAGAGCAAACTTTTACTTTACAGGGAGTCAGTACCGCATTAATTACCCTTACCACCATCATTATGTTTGTTCTTATCCTTCCTAATTATACCATCAGCCATTCAGGAGGTGAATATACCAAGTTCCAGTTGCTATTTGTTGCCATTGTTTCACTAGGACTCTACTTAGGTTTTACGATGATGCAGACTGTAAGACATCGCAGCTATTTTATCTCTCCTGAAAATAAATTAATGAATGCTCTTTCTTCAGAAGAACGCCTCCCTGCAAAGCCCTCAAAAAAAGAAATGTATATCAGTGGAATATTTTTGATCCTCTGCCTTGGAATTGTTGTTTTGCTTGCCAAGCTTCTATCAAAAGATGTAGAACATATCGTGGTTTGGGCCGGAGCTCCGAAGTCCCTGGTCGGTATTATTATTGCAGGGATTGTTCTTTTACCTGAAGGAATGGCTGCTTTCAGAGCTGCCAGAAGTAATCAGATTCAGACTTCACTGAACCTTGCTTTCGGCTCTGCTTTAGCCAGTATTGGCCTGAGTATCCCCGCTATCGCAATTACATCAGTGATTACCGGAATAAGAATGACGTTAGGTATTGACATTAAATCTACCCTTCTTTTGGGGCTATCCTTATTTATTATCACCATTTCCCTGATCACCGGTAAAACGAATATGATGCAAGGGCTCGTACTTATTGCTATTTTTTTACTTTATCTTTTCATTACGATAGCTCCTTAG
- a CDS encoding aminotransferase-like domain-containing protein, whose protein sequence is MKRRTHMQTYRYEVFTSVIEHKIKNGTLLPGSRLPSIREIKKEYRLSMSSVQSGYEYLVIKGWVKNIPRSGYFVASDLKKATTAQSSPQKQQIKEETTFSKNVKLTSVRNRPNEYGSFNAATPTDLLIPQKLILKKMQEVIREKAASLLRYYPVNGSLKLRELIASRARQYGCALNSEELIITDGALQALYIALASVTRPGDTIAVESPCVFSILEVIANLQLKTIEIPIHEEIGFDTAYFRKICNENDIKALVVTPNFHNPTGILMTDEIKKELLSVALMYEIPIIENDIYGDLYFGEERPSCIRNFDESGLVMTFSSFSKTLAPGIRLGWLHPGKYYVEAEKLRFSLGRSVAPIYQELLIKLLEENSYEKHLRVFRKQLQEQATAIGEALSNYFPDGSHFYKPAGGYSIWGRLPERLDIYAFYHYCETHRILFTPGEIFGFGNQFSHYFRIIFADRINTKNVLSLQKAGEKARKLLPE, encoded by the coding sequence ATGAAAAGACGAACCCATATGCAGACGTACAGATATGAAGTTTTTACTTCTGTTATTGAACACAAGATAAAAAATGGAACACTACTCCCGGGAAGCCGTCTGCCTTCCATCAGGGAAATTAAAAAAGAGTACCGTCTGAGTATGAGCTCTGTTCAGAGTGGTTACGAATATCTTGTGATCAAAGGTTGGGTCAAAAATATTCCACGTTCAGGCTATTTTGTAGCTTCAGACTTAAAGAAGGCTACTACTGCCCAGTCATCACCTCAGAAACAACAGATTAAAGAGGAGACTACATTCAGCAAAAATGTAAAATTAACATCGGTAAGAAATAGACCTAACGAATATGGTTCTTTTAACGCGGCAACTCCAACTGATTTGCTGATTCCGCAAAAGCTTATCTTAAAAAAGATGCAGGAAGTGATCCGGGAGAAGGCTGCTTCACTTCTTCGTTATTATCCGGTAAACGGTTCATTAAAACTAAGAGAACTAATAGCATCCCGTGCTAGGCAATATGGCTGTGCTTTGAATTCCGAAGAATTGATTATCACTGACGGAGCTCTTCAGGCGCTTTATATTGCTTTGGCATCAGTTACCCGCCCCGGAGATACTATTGCTGTTGAAAGTCCATGTGTTTTTTCTATATTGGAGGTAATAGCCAACCTCCAGCTTAAAACGATAGAAATTCCTATACATGAAGAGATCGGTTTTGATACAGCGTATTTTCGTAAAATATGTAATGAAAATGACATTAAAGCATTGGTGGTAACGCCTAATTTTCATAATCCGACCGGTATTCTCATGACAGATGAAATTAAAAAAGAGCTTTTATCTGTTGCTTTGATGTACGAAATACCGATTATTGAAAATGATATTTACGGAGATCTTTATTTTGGTGAAGAAAGGCCTTCCTGCATCCGGAATTTTGATGAATCAGGTTTGGTGATGACTTTTTCTTCGTTTTCCAAAACATTGGCGCCTGGAATACGTCTGGGTTGGCTACACCCGGGTAAATATTATGTGGAAGCAGAAAAGCTGAGATTTTCATTGGGCAGATCCGTAGCTCCAATATATCAGGAGTTATTGATTAAATTGCTGGAAGAAAACAGCTATGAGAAACATTTGCGAGTCTTTCGTAAACAATTGCAGGAACAGGCTACAGCAATAGGAGAGGCTTTGAGCAATTATTTCCCGGATGGATCTCATTTTTATAAGCCGGCAGGAGGATATAGTATTTGGGGAAGATTACCGGAGAGATTGGATATCTATGCTTTTTATCATTATTGCGAAACTCACCGGATTTTATTTACTCCGGGTGAAATATTTGGCTTCGGGAATCAATTCAGTCACTATTTTAGAATCATATTTGCAGATCGCATTAATACCAAAAACGTCCTGTCTCTACAAAAGGCCGGTGAAAAAGCCAGGAAGCTTTTACCGGAATAA
- a CDS encoding cold-shock protein, with product MQEGTVKFFNETKGFGFISPSNGGEDIFVHASGLSTRIIRENDKVTFEVQKGEKGLNAINVKLA from the coding sequence ATGCAAGAAGGCACAGTAAAATTTTTTAACGAAACAAAAGGTTTCGGATTTATTTCTCCATCAAACGGAGGAGAAGATATTTTTGTACACGCTTCAGGATTAAGCACTAGAATCATTCGTGAGAACGATAAAGTGACTTTTGAAGTACAAAAAGGTGAGAAAGGATTAAATGCAATAAATGTAAAGCTAGCTTAG
- a CDS encoding acyl-CoA dehydrogenase family protein has product MNGSPFDLSDTTYPEFLTRFKTSLHHLFDKENIDQLSLSRGLPPNVWKEIMNLKPLSVAIPKEFGGRGVKVKECLGLLSEASYESLPLSLTFGINIALFLEPLAKYGHESAKAGIFKNFLDYGAMGGLMITEPEYGSDALNMKTQNELVGESYHVKGTKHWQGLTGMANYWLITSRNLNAEGKLSRDVDFFIADTHQREQNIEVLEYYDNAGLYMIPYGLNKIDIKVPETNKLIQESTGLKMMLDILHRSRFQFPGMGMGFLKRMLDEATQHCKERIVGTSNLFFLDQVQYQLAKMQAFFTLCSAMCAKSCKVSGIENDVSGKGIHANSMKALVTDMMQESAQMYVQLSGAKGYRTSHIGGRGIMDSRPFQIFEGSNEMLYTQISEGILKDMKKKKTEHFGDYLILNELTQEGAKLYTKELNFKVDTALSQRKMIDLGKVIARIIIINDLLELNNSGFSQELTDNAIQVVRQEMVSLLASMHHHQNLNMMEDTSEKSNWMTFS; this is encoded by the coding sequence ATGAATGGATCTCCATTTGATTTATCCGATACCACATATCCGGAATTTCTCACCCGATTTAAAACTTCACTTCATCATCTTTTTGACAAAGAAAATATAGATCAACTTAGTCTTTCCAGAGGGCTTCCTCCCAATGTATGGAAGGAAATCATGAATTTAAAGCCTCTTTCTGTAGCTATACCTAAAGAATTTGGCGGTCGTGGTGTAAAAGTAAAAGAATGTTTGGGGTTGTTATCCGAAGCTTCTTATGAATCACTTCCTTTATCCCTAACTTTCGGGATCAACATTGCCCTTTTCCTCGAACCTCTGGCAAAATATGGTCATGAATCTGCTAAAGCCGGTATTTTCAAGAATTTTTTAGATTATGGAGCAATGGGAGGACTAATGATTACTGAACCCGAATACGGAAGTGATGCCCTGAATATGAAAACTCAGAATGAGTTGGTAGGAGAAAGTTATCATGTAAAAGGTACTAAACATTGGCAAGGACTTACAGGAATGGCCAATTACTGGCTCATTACCTCCAGAAATCTAAATGCTGAAGGAAAATTATCGAGAGACGTCGATTTCTTTATTGCTGATACCCACCAAAGAGAGCAGAATATAGAAGTTCTCGAATATTATGATAACGCAGGGCTATACATGATTCCCTATGGATTAAATAAAATTGACATTAAGGTTCCGGAAACCAATAAACTGATCCAGGAATCTACCGGATTAAAAATGATGCTGGATATCCTGCACCGCAGTCGTTTCCAGTTTCCGGGAATGGGTATGGGGTTCTTAAAAAGAATGCTGGATGAGGCCACCCAACACTGTAAAGAAAGAATTGTAGGAACTTCCAACCTTTTCTTCCTGGACCAGGTTCAGTATCAGCTGGCAAAAATGCAGGCATTTTTTACACTTTGTTCGGCAATGTGCGCCAAAAGCTGTAAAGTAAGTGGAATAGAAAATGATGTTTCAGGAAAAGGAATCCACGCCAATAGCATGAAAGCTTTGGTTACTGATATGATGCAGGAATCCGCTCAAATGTATGTTCAGCTTTCAGGAGCAAAAGGATACAGAACATCCCATATTGGAGGAAGAGGAATTATGGACAGTCGTCCTTTTCAGATTTTTGAAGGGTCGAATGAAATGCTGTATACTCAAATTTCAGAAGGAATTCTGAAAGATATGAAAAAGAAAAAGACAGAACATTTCGGTGACTACCTCATTCTTAATGAACTGACTCAGGAAGGAGCTAAGCTCTATACTAAAGAACTCAATTTCAAAGTTGATACAGCTCTTTCTCAAAGAAAAATGATTGATCTTGGAAAAGTTATCGCAAGGATCATTATCATTAATGATTTACTGGAACTGAATAATTCGGGATTCAGCCAGGAACTTACAGACAATGCTATTCAGGTGGTACGTCAGGAAATGGTAAGCCTTCTTGCCTCGATGCACCATCATCAAAACCTTAATATGATGGAAGATACCAGTGAAAAAAGCAATTGGATGACCTTTTCGTAA
- a CDS encoding cold shock domain-containing protein, which translates to MADSFSKKENFKKKIQKQKEKALRREDRKTNNNKGKGLDEMLTYVDSYGRLTSTPPEEKQEINLDDIQLGAAPIPEEEIRKSGIITFFSDKGYGFIAEDKTKENVFFHTNNCIEEVKKGNKVSFEKERSPKGFSAVNIQLIR; encoded by the coding sequence ATGGCAGATTCTTTCTCTAAAAAAGAAAATTTCAAGAAAAAAATTCAAAAACAAAAAGAAAAGGCTTTGCGTCGCGAAGACCGTAAAACTAATAACAATAAGGGAAAAGGACTTGATGAAATGCTAACGTATGTTGACTCATACGGAAGACTTACGTCTACTCCACCAGAAGAAAAACAGGAAATCAATCTTGACGATATTCAGTTAGGAGCAGCACCTATTCCCGAAGAAGAGATCCGTAAATCAGGTATTATCACATTTTTCAGTGATAAAGGGTATGGTTTTATCGCTGAAGATAAAACAAAGGAGAATGTATTTTTCCATACCAATAACTGTATTGAGGAAGTAAAAAAAGGAAATAAAGTATCATTTGAAAAAGAGCGATCTCCAAAAGGATTTTCTGCAGTTAATATTCAATTGATTAGATAA